GCAGCACCTAAACCCATTTTTGAAAGTGTTAATGCCGTTACGATACCTGTGAAAGCACCCATGACCATTAATCCTTCTAACGCGATGTTAACGACGCCAGAACGCTCACTGAAGATGCCACCAAGTGCTGCAATGATTAACGGAGCCGAATAGGCAAGTGCGATTGGCACGATGATATAAAGTACTTCAAGAAAGCCCATTATTGACCGGCTCCTTTCGCTTTTTTAGATTCTTTCTTAACCGTGAACTTCTCGATGACGAGACGAATCGCATAACCGGAAGCAACGAAGATGATGATGAACGCAATGATGATCTTGATTAATTCAGGTGGAATACCAATCTGTTGCATCGACAGACCACCGATATTGAGTCCAGCAAACAATAGTGCTGCGAGGACGACACCGATCGGGTTGTTCGCACCTAATAAGGCAACCGCGATCCCATCAAATCCTACTCCAGTGAAGGAAGCATTCAATGTCATGTTTTGGAACGTTCCAAGACCTTCCATCGCTCCAGCAAGACCAGCAAATACACCTGAAATGACGAACGATAAGATGATGTTACGGTTAACGCCCATCCCTGCATATTCAGCTGCATTTTTATTGAATCCAACTGCCCGGAGTTCATACCCAAGCGTTGTCTTCCAAAGAATGAACCAGAATACAAGCGCTGCGATGACAGCAATGAAAATCCCGTTATGCAACCGTGAGAAATCCGTGAGTTCTTGTAAGAACGGTGAAGCAAGAGATGCAGATTCCTTAACGGATTCCGTCCGTTCGTTCGTAATTCCGATGACGTGACGTAAAATGTCATTTGTGACGTACAACGCGATATAGTTCATCATGATCGACGTGATAACTTCGTGCACGTGGAACTTCGCTTTTAAGATACCAGGAATCGATGCCCAAAGTGCACCAGCTAATCCTGCACCGATTAACGCAAGTGGTAAATGAATCGCGGTCGGTAAATCAAACTCGATCCCGATCCAGACTGCAACCATCCAGCCGACGAGTACTTGACCTTCAACCCCGATGTTAAAGAGTCCAGTCCGGAAGGCAAACGCGACTGCAAGACCGGCAAAGATCAACGGAGCTGCTGCTCGTAATGTTTCACCGATGCTATACGGTTCACCAAAAATACCGTAGAATAACTGATCAAAACCGGCGATTGGATCGTATCCGCCGATGAGCATGACGATCGCCCCGACGACCATTCCAAGGATGATGGAAAGAATCGGAATGAGGATGCCGTAAAAACGCTCTAACTTCATGAATGACCTACCTCCTCTTTCTTACCGCCGGCCATCAGGAAGCCAAGCTCGATCTCATTCGTTTCTTTTGGATCCAAGAAGGCAACTGTTTTTCCTTCGTAAAGAACAGCAATTCGGTCCGACACTTGAAGAATTTCTTCGAGTTCGAATGAAATCAACAAGACAGCGCGACCTTTTTCACGTTCGAGAACTAACTGTTCATGAATGAACTCGATTGCTCCGACATCAAGACCACGTGTCGGCTGTGCAGCAATCAATAGATCCGGTGAACGATCGACTTCACGCGCAATGATCGCTTTCTGTTGGTTACCGCCTGACAATGCACGAGCAAACGTCTCCGGACTTGGAGTTCGGACGTCGAACTTCTCGATGAGCGTTTTGGCTTTTTCCATGACTTGTTTATAGTTCATGATGCCTGCTTTTGAATATGGTTGTTTGTAATACGTTTGCAAGACCATGTTATGTCCGATTGAATAATCGAGGACAAGTCCGTGTTTATGACGGTCTTGTGGGATATGACCGACACCAGACTCTGTCACTTTACGTGGTTTTAAGTTTTTGATTGATTTATTGTTGAGGAAAATCTCACCGCTGTCTGCTTTACGAAGACCTGTGATCGCCTCAATCAATTCTGTTTGCCCGTTTCCATCGATTCCGGCAATTCCGACGATCTCTCCGGCACGAATGTCGAGATTTAATCCATCGACGGCTTTGATGCCGCGACTGTCCTTAACGACCAAGTCCTTGATGTCGAGAACAAGTTCTTGTGGAGTTGCCTTGGAATACTCCGCATTAAAGTTTACTTCACGACCTACCATCATTTCAGCAAGACGCGACTGTGTCATCGTCTCATCGATATCGACCGTGCCAATATATTTACCACGGCGAATCGTCGTACAGCGATCAGCTACTTCCATGATTTCTTTCAGTTTATGCGTGATGAGAATGATTGACTTTCCTTCTGCAATCAAACGATTCATGATTTGAATCAATTCTTTGATCTCTTGCGGTGTCAAGACAGCAGATGGTTCATCGAAGATCAAGATGTCTGCACCACGGTACAACGTCTTCAAAATTTCAACACGTTGCTGCATTCCAACTGAAATATCCTCGATTTTTGCATCAGGATCAACAGCAAGACCATACTGTTCAGAAATCTGGCGTACCTTCTCACGTGCAGATGCACGGTCAATCTTAATTCCTGCGCGTGGTTCTGCACCTAAAATGATGTTTTCAGTAACAGTGAAATTTTGAACGAGCATGAAGTGTTGGTGCACCATGCCGATTCCAAGATCGTTCGCGACGTTTGGACTCGTAATATTGACTTTTTCACCACGTACACGAATTTCTCCAGCCTCAGGCTGATACAAACCAAATAAGACGTTCATCAGCGTCGATTTTCCGGCACCGTTTTCACCAAGTAAAGCGTGAATCTCACCTTTCCGAAGCTGGAGCGTGATGTTATCATTTGCGACGAAACTGCCAAACTCTTTTCTGATGTTTAGCATCTCAATGACGTATTCCAAGAAAATCCACTCCCATGTTTAGTTTAAAAGGGGGAGTCGCAATGCTAGCGACCCCCGCTTTCATTATTATTTCAGTGACGCTTCGTATTCTTTGTACTCGTCGTCTGTCGCTGGGACTTTGATGTCGCCATCGATGATTTGTTTTTTGTACTCTTCGACTTTGTCGAGTGCATCTTTCGCAACGTTGTCTTTCGAAGGTGCGATATCAACACCACCGTCTTTCAGACCGAACTCAACGACTTTACCTGCAGGGAAGTTACCGTCTTTCGTGTCTTTTGCAACTTGCTCAACAGCTGTATCCACACGTTTAACCATTGACGTCAATGTGACGTTCTCAGGCATGCCTTCTTCAACTTGGTCACGGTCTACACCGATAACCCAAACGTCTTCGCCGTTTTTCTTACGGTTTTTCGCTTCTGTAAATACCCCTTGTCCTGTACCACCAGCTGCGTGATAGATGACATCGACTTTTTTACCGTACATACCTGAAGCGATTGCTTGTCCTTTTTCAGCAGCGTTGAAGTCTTCTGCATACTGTACTTCGATGTCTGCTTCTGGGTTGACAGCTTTAACGCCTGCTTTGAATCCACTTTCGAACTTCTTGATCAAGTCAGAGTTAACACCGCCGACGAATCCGACTTTATCTGATTTCGTCGTTAAACCAGCAACGACACCAACGAGGAACGAACCTTCGTTTTCTTTGAAGACGATTGACGCAACGTTTGGTTTGTCAACGACCATATCGACGAGAGCGAAGTTGCTCTTTTTGAACTGATCCGCTACTTTACCGATATCTTCAGCCATCAAGAAACCAATACCGAGGATCAAGTCATATTTCGCACGCGCTAATTGCTGAAGGTTTGGTTGGTAATCCGATTGTTTTGCAGACTGAAGATATTTGTAGCCAGTGCCTTCTTTTAAGTCATTATCTTTTCCGAACTTCTGGATACCTTCCCAAGCAGATTGGTTGAATGACTTATCATCCACGCCGCCTGTATCTGTAACCATTGCAACTTTAAAGCCTTCTGACTCACTGCCGCTTCCTGAATCTTTCGAATCGTCGTTGCCACCACATGCTGCAAGGACCGAACTCATTGCTAAACCTGTTGCTGCTAATGCGAGAAGTGACTTCTTTTTCATCTGGAAAATCCCCTTTCGAATATGGTCATACAAAGTTCAAGACTACGTCTAGCACCTGAGGCTGGCGATGAGGAGCGTTACGTAGGTTATGACGGAAAGCGCTTTCAGTATTCATCCTAAAACAATGGCTCACACACGTTTACGGATGACGTGGAAATCAAACTTATCTGCTCGGAAATAGTTCGCTGAAAAAAGAACGGAACGATCGAGCTCATCATAATGCGTTTGACGCAATGCGAGCAAAGGTTGGTCCGTATGTAATTGTTCAGCGATTTTCGGATCAATACGTGGCTCGATATGCGTCACAGCATGTGTGACACGTCGTCCAAGTTCTTTTTCTAAAGCATCGAATAATGATGTCGAAGAGGTGAACTGCTCTTCATTTTTAATATAATGGCTTGGAATCTTATCGATACAATAGACAACAGGAACATCTCCTGCGAGTCGGATTCGTTCGATTCGATAAACCAATTCATCCGGACCAAGTTGAAAGCGTTCTCGGTCGCGCTCAGTCGGTTGGACCATCTCGGATGATAACACTTCTGATGTCGGAACCATACCTGCGCGCGCAATCATTTCTGTTACGCTGTACAACTCCTCAATACCAGAAGTAAACGGTGGTCTTGCATTGATAAACGTACCGACACCGTGTTTACGGATGACGATGTTCTCATCTTCAAGAATTCGTAATGCCTCTCGAAGAGTAGCTCGACTGACGCCAAGTTGCTTTGAAAGTTCAAACTCTGAAGGGAGCTTCTCGCCTTCCTTGTAAACGCCGTCATCGATGTCAGACTTGATTTTTTCAATCACACGTAAATAAAGCAAACGATGATCTAATTTAATCGACATGACGCATCTCCATCCTCTATCTAGTTGTAACCAGTGCTCAGACTTCTGACGTATGAGAACTCCAGCCAAGATAAGTATATGACGCCCAACACAATCCTGCAATCATTTTGTAACAGGTTAGAAGTCTGACTTCTGGCGCTTTTGTAACCCTTTTCATAACGCAATCAATAATGGAAGAAAATAGGGCATTCTACCTAAGAATGCCCTCTCTTTTTTCAACGCTTATTGCTCAGGTACTTCGATTTTTCCAGAAACGACGTCCGCTTTTGCTTTTTCAAGCGCCGTCATCGTCTTCTTCGCAATTTTTTCTGATGGTACGACATCAACGCCATCTTCTTTCAGACCATATCGAATTGTTTTTCCACCCTCGAGTTTACCGTCTTTCGCTGCGTTTGCTGTATCTTCGACTGCGCGATCAACACGCTTGATGACAGATGTCAATGTTACGTCTTCAGGCATACCTTCTTCTTTTTGGTCACGGTCAACACCGATAACCGAAACATCTTCACCATTTTTCTTACGGTTCTTCGCTTCCGTGAAGACACCATTCCCTGTCCCACCTGCTGCTGGGAAGATGATATCTGCTCCTTTACCGTACATACCAGCTGCGATTGCTTGACCTTTTTCTGGCGCTGCGAAATCTTCAGCATACTGAACATCAATTTTGATCTTCGGATTGACGGATTTAGCACCTGCTTCGAAACCAGCACGGAACCGCTCAATGACGTCCATCTTCATCCCACCAACGAAACCGATGTGATCCTTTTTTGTTTCCATTGCAGCAACGATCCCCGCGAGGTACGCTCCTTCATTTTCCTTGAATGTGATCGAAGTGACGTTTTTCCCTTCAACAACGTTATCAACGATCGCAAATTGTGTGTCTTTAAATTGATCAGCAACTGTTTTGATATCCTCATTGAACGTGTTTCCGATTCCGAAGACTAAATCTTCTCCACCACGAGCGAGACGCGATAAATTCGGCTGATAATCTTGTTGCGATTTAGATTGTAGATAAGAGAATCCTTCGTTTTTTTGAAGTTTGTTGTCTTTTCCGTATGCTTGAAGTCCTTCCCAAGCGGACTGGTTGAACGATTTGTCATCGATTCCGCCCTTGTCTGCTACCATTGCAACAGAGAACTGATCTTTTTGATCGGCTTTCTCGCCTGAACCACCACAAGCAGCAAGGCCGACCGTTGCTACTGACATCATCGATACGATTACGTGTTTCTTCTTCATCTTATCCATCTCCTCTGCATTTATGAGAGCGCTTTCATTATCTATTTGTGAAAAAGTCGCTCCCAGACCTTAGTCGAAGGTCGGTCTCTCATATGACTGAGTATGCCAAAAAGTCTTTCGAAAATCAACAGACGTCTGACAACTATTTTCATGAAAGCGATTTTATTTTTGATTGATTCAAGATTTTTCCCAGTCATTTCTATTTATACAAAATCATACTCTGTTTTGATCCTTTATATTTTTATATGAAAGAGGTTCCTCCTTCTATCAAGCCATTATTCTAAAAAAGAAAAGAAGCCCCGGAATAATCCGCGACTTCCTTTTCACTCGATTAACGTCCCATGACCCGACGTGGTTTCGATCCTTCAGACGGACCAATCAGACCGTTTTCTTCTAACGCATCAATCAGACGGGCTGCTCGGTTATATCCAATCCGATACTTTCGTTGAATCATCGATGTCGATGCCGTCTCTTGGGTCAGAATGAACTGGACGACTTCATCATAGAGTGGATCGTCTACTTCTGTTTCCCCTTCCGGTACATCTTTTGGAATCATCGCTTCAACATATTGTGCCTTTTGTTGACTGATGACATGATTGACGACCTTCTCGACTTCTTCGTCTGATAGGAAGGCTCCTTGGACTCGGACCGGCTTGTTCATACCATTTCCAAGTAACAACATATCACCACGTCCAAGCAACTTATCGGCACCTCCCGTATCGAGGATCGTCCGCGAATCGGTCGCACTCGAGACACTAAAGGCAATACGTGATGGAATGTTCGCTTTGATGACACCCGTGATGATATCGACGCTCGGTCGTTGCGTCGCGATGACCATATGAATTCCTGCCGCCCGCGCCATTTGTGCAAGGCGCATGATTGCATCTTCGACTTCGTTTGACGCAACCATCATTAAGTCAGCTAACTCATCGACAATGACGACGATATACGGTAATCGTTGATGAACTTTTTCCTCTGCGTTCATCTTATCAATCAATGCATTGTAGCCCTCAATGTTTCGTGCGCCGTTTTGGCTGAAGATCTCATAACGGCGTTCCATTTCCGAGACGACTTGTTTTAACGCCTGTGCCGCTTTTTTCGGATCCGTGACGACTGGTGCTAAGAGATGCGGAATTCCATTATAGACATTTAACTCGACCATTTTCGGATCAATCATCATCAGACGGACTTCATCCGGTCGTGCGCGCATTAATATCGAGACAATCATCCCGTTGATACAGACCGATTTACCAGAACCGGTCGATCCGGCAACTAAGACGTGCGGCATCTTATTCAACTTTGCCGTTACCGTTTCACCAGAAATACTTCGTCCAAGCGCTACAAGTAATCGATCACTGTCCGACTGTACACTTTCTGCGCCTAATACTTCTCGAAGGGAAACCATCGCGACTTCACGGTTCGGAACTTCAATCCCAACGGCCGCTTTTCCCGGAATCGGTGCTTCGATCCGGATATCCTTCGCCGCTAACGCAAGCGCTAAATCATCGGCGAGTCCGGTGATTCGGCTAAGCTTGATGCCCTGCTTTGGTTCAATTTCATATTTCGTGACACTCGGTCCTAAGTGAATTTTTAAGACCTTTGCTCCGATTCCGAATGATTTTAAGGTCGCAATCAATTTCGTCGCGTTATCCTTTAGTCGTTTATTCTCACCCGATAAGTCTTTTGACGTCGGCTCGGCTAATAAATCAAGCGATGGGAGTTGATATCCATCCGGTGTCTCCGTCATCGTCAATGGTCCTTGTGTCTCCGCTGCTTGCGGTTCAACGTGATCAGCAAAACCAATGATTGGTACGTCTTGAATGTTGACCGAAGGATCTTCTGCTTCTTGTTCCGTTTCGGTTGGTTCTTCAACAGTTGCCGGTCGCAGCGTCTTCGGTTTTTTCTCACGAACAGGTTTCGGTGTCAGCTCTTTTTCGATACGAGGACGAGGTGTCCGTTCACGATGACGAAACTCTTCTATGCGTTCCCGAAGTCCGAGCCAGAGTTCTCCATAGAACGTTGGTCGCAGTAAATGAACGGCTGTACCGATGAAGAACAGTCCAATCAAAAAGGCACCACTGCTTGAGATGTAATAGGCCGCATTTTGGTAAAGCCATCCGTTTAAGATACCGCGGGGTGCACCAAGTAGCAAATCGATCCAGACGACTGAACCGATCAGTAGCATGGACCATGCCCATTTCTGCGCGCGTGAAGCAGCCGATAGTAGTAAGAGTAAGACGGCACCAATTCCTCCATATAATAAGGAGCCAAACTGACCGATCAATCGTTCTCCTCCGTCTGCTAGTGTCAGTCCGACTTTTCCAAACTCCCCAAATGCGAGGACGAAGGCAAGCAGTGAGATGATTGCGATAATGGTCGCATATGTACGATAAGCAATCGGCTGACGTTGTTTCTTCGCTGCCGGTCGTTTCCGTGGCGGCGTTTTTTTTCGTACAGGTTTTCGTTTCGTCGTCGCCATACGTCAATCCCTCCTGATGAAAAAACGACTCAGTGGACCAGGTATTGGTCAATCTGAGCCGCTTGTTTGTTAAATCTCCATGATGATCGGAAGAATCATTGG
This window of the Exiguobacterium acetylicum genome carries:
- a CDS encoding BMP family lipoprotein — translated: MKKKSLLALAATGLAMSSVLAACGGNDDSKDSGSGSESEGFKVAMVTDTGGVDDKSFNQSAWEGIQKFGKDNDLKEGTGYKYLQSAKQSDYQPNLQQLARAKYDLILGIGFLMAEDIGKVADQFKKSNFALVDMVVDKPNVASIVFKENEGSFLVGVVAGLTTKSDKVGFVGGVNSDLIKKFESGFKAGVKAVNPEADIEVQYAEDFNAAEKGQAIASGMYGKKVDVIYHAAGGTGQGVFTEAKNRKKNGEDVWVIGVDRDQVEEGMPENVTLTSMVKRVDTAVEQVAKDTKDGNFPAGKVVEFGLKDGGVDIAPSKDNVAKDALDKVEEYKKQIIDGDIKVPATDDEYKEYEASLK
- a CDS encoding ABC transporter ATP-binding protein → MEYVIEMLNIRKEFGSFVANDNITLQLRKGEIHALLGENGAGKSTLMNVLFGLYQPEAGEIRVRGEKVNITSPNVANDLGIGMVHQHFMLVQNFTVTENIILGAEPRAGIKIDRASAREKVRQISEQYGLAVDPDAKIEDISVGMQQRVEILKTLYRGADILIFDEPSAVLTPQEIKELIQIMNRLIAEGKSIILITHKLKEIMEVADRCTTIRRGKYIGTVDIDETMTQSRLAEMMVGREVNFNAEYSKATPQELVLDIKDLVVKDSRGIKAVDGLNLDIRAGEIVGIAGIDGNGQTELIEAITGLRKADSGEIFLNNKSIKNLKPRKVTESGVGHIPQDRHKHGLVLDYSIGHNMVLQTYYKQPYSKAGIMNYKQVMEKAKTLIEKFDVRTPSPETFARALSGGNQQKAIIAREVDRSPDLLIAAQPTRGLDVGAIEFIHEQLVLEREKGRAVLLISFELEEILQVSDRIAVLYEGKTVAFLDPKETNEIELGFLMAGGKKEEVGHS
- a CDS encoding BMP family lipoprotein, whose protein sequence is MKKKHVIVSMMSVATVGLAACGGSGEKADQKDQFSVAMVADKGGIDDKSFNQSAWEGLQAYGKDNKLQKNEGFSYLQSKSQQDYQPNLSRLARGGEDLVFGIGNTFNEDIKTVADQFKDTQFAIVDNVVEGKNVTSITFKENEGAYLAGIVAAMETKKDHIGFVGGMKMDVIERFRAGFEAGAKSVNPKIKIDVQYAEDFAAPEKGQAIAAGMYGKGADIIFPAAGGTGNGVFTEAKNRKKNGEDVSVIGVDRDQKEEGMPEDVTLTSVIKRVDRAVEDTANAAKDGKLEGGKTIRYGLKEDGVDVVPSEKIAKKTMTALEKAKADVVSGKIEVPEQ
- a CDS encoding DNA translocase FtsK; translated protein: MATTKRKPVRKKTPPRKRPAAKKQRQPIAYRTYATIIAIISLLAFVLAFGEFGKVGLTLADGGERLIGQFGSLLYGGIGAVLLLLLSAASRAQKWAWSMLLIGSVVWIDLLLGAPRGILNGWLYQNAAYYISSSGAFLIGLFFIGTAVHLLRPTFYGELWLGLRERIEEFRHRERTPRPRIEKELTPKPVREKKPKTLRPATVEEPTETEQEAEDPSVNIQDVPIIGFADHVEPQAAETQGPLTMTETPDGYQLPSLDLLAEPTSKDLSGENKRLKDNATKLIATLKSFGIGAKVLKIHLGPSVTKYEIEPKQGIKLSRITGLADDLALALAAKDIRIEAPIPGKAAVGIEVPNREVAMVSLREVLGAESVQSDSDRLLVALGRSISGETVTAKLNKMPHVLVAGSTGSGKSVCINGMIVSILMRARPDEVRLMMIDPKMVELNVYNGIPHLLAPVVTDPKKAAQALKQVVSEMERRYEIFSQNGARNIEGYNALIDKMNAEEKVHQRLPYIVVIVDELADLMMVASNEVEDAIMRLAQMARAAGIHMVIATQRPSVDIITGVIKANIPSRIAFSVSSATDSRTILDTGGADKLLGRGDMLLLGNGMNKPVRVQGAFLSDEEVEKVVNHVISQQKAQYVEAMIPKDVPEGETEVDDPLYDEVVQFILTQETASTSMIQRKYRIGYNRAARLIDALEENGLIGPSEGSKPRRVMGR
- a CDS encoding GntR family transcriptional regulator → MSIKLDHRLLYLRVIEKIKSDIDDGVYKEGEKLPSEFELSKQLGVSRATLREALRILEDENIVIRKHGVGTFINARPPFTSGIEELYSVTEMIARAGMVPTSEVLSSEMVQPTERDRERFQLGPDELVYRIERIRLAGDVPVVYCIDKIPSHYIKNEEQFTSSTSLFDALEKELGRRVTHAVTHIEPRIDPKIAEQLHTDQPLLALRQTHYDELDRSVLFSANYFRADKFDFHVIRKRV
- a CDS encoding ABC transporter permease, coding for MKLERFYGILIPILSIILGMVVGAIVMLIGGYDPIAGFDQLFYGIFGEPYSIGETLRAAAPLIFAGLAVAFAFRTGLFNIGVEGQVLVGWMVAVWIGIEFDLPTAIHLPLALIGAGLAGALWASIPGILKAKFHVHEVITSIMMNYIALYVTNDILRHVIGITNERTESVKESASLASPFLQELTDFSRLHNGIFIAVIAALVFWFILWKTTLGYELRAVGFNKNAAEYAGMGVNRNIILSFVISGVFAGLAGAMEGLGTFQNMTLNASFTGVGFDGIAVALLGANNPIGVVLAALLFAGLNIGGLSMQQIGIPPELIKIIIAFIIIFVASGYAIRLVIEKFTVKKESKKAKGAGQ